From the bacterium genome, one window contains:
- a CDS encoding T9SS type A sorting domain-containing protein, producing the protein MAFHPYVDGIYYLCSNEYTKFGTRIESIWKTEDFGQTWRILYDRRDSYFHRIVVNPEKPNIILVATNEGILRTTDGGQEWNFVDNSVFKALSFTDILVDPLEPQTYYCSSKSMSGPNAHKKNGERAGGVYKSTDYGSTWVGMKTDGMHSVSVNYLYYHENPRRLYAGTSAGLYEYLLGKPSGTDGDNKVHTPASPEWTASPNPVRSGENIVIELFGGTADVAMLKLYDATGKYMKTVYAGEIMNTMTISDNTSSYAPGVYFYRLTSKCCHEIRKIVIVE; encoded by the coding sequence GTGGCTTTTCATCCATATGTTGATGGCATATACTATCTCTGTTCAAACGAATACACTAAGTTTGGAACCAGGATAGAATCTATTTGGAAAACAGAAGACTTTGGGCAAACATGGAGAATACTGTATGATAGACGAGATTCGTACTTTCATCGAATTGTCGTCAATCCAGAGAAACCAAACATCATTCTAGTCGCAACAAATGAAGGTATATTAAGAACTACAGATGGGGGACAAGAATGGAATTTTGTTGATAACAGTGTATTTAAGGCTTTGTCATTCACTGATATATTGGTCGATCCATTAGAACCGCAAACTTATTACTGTTCATCAAAGTCCATGTCGGGACCGAACGCACATAAAAAAAACGGGGAACGGGCGGGTGGCGTGTATAAATCTACTGATTATGGTTCGACCTGGGTCGGTATGAAGACTGATGGAATGCACAGCGTATCCGTAAACTATCTGTATTACCATGAGAATCCTCGTCGTCTCTATGCCGGTACAAGTGCAGGTCTTTATGAGTACTTACTGGGCAAGCCGTCAGGCACCGATGGTGATAATAAGGTACACACACCTGCATCGCCTGAATGGACAGCGTCCCCAAACCCAGTGCGATCTGGCGAGAACATTGTTATTGAATTGTTTGGTGGTACCGCTGATGTTGCTATGTTAAAGTTATATGACGCAACCGGAAAGTATATGAAGACCGTGTATGCTGGAGAGATCATGAACACCATGACGATATCGGATAATACGTCTAGCTATGCGCCTGGTGTTTATTTCTATCGTCTTACGAGCAAATGCTGTCATGAAATTAGAAAGATTGTTATTGTTGAATAG
- a CDS encoding T9SS type A sorting domain-containing protein: protein MKIEVNCVSHPFVALVCVLTLSLTCTAQNEQEWSLIYPEPGDVVPTGQDEFNDVEFFDETTGLVCTHSGVLRTTDAGENWSYTELVTDKIGPRYLKAIGIVDENTAYVVGDEGRKYVTTDAGVSWVERRDDTCYHYLCAFFLDEKTGWLAGDSSCSGSITEGKACVWFTSDGGASWTLRGTFDEKVPITGFYHSILNINFTNDRIGYMTGSYGLVAFSEDGGANWTQIKPQIGRHYYALAVRREGHLFIGSDFSECYQTTNGGTEWIEPSMPNGTSVYYDMLFTDDTNGICVGRGSVPALKTQDNGQNWTSDSIPEFEGWRTLRSVCYSGQHYYTVSEEGQIYRKEYSSTSEVAPVKMTDELLLDVYPNVVLQGQQVHVDKRHEHAVNISIRMYDIHGRLAAELSRNDFDVGTRNSVIDTGNLSCGVYFIRAIAMSRMKVFKIVIQ from the coding sequence ATGAAAATAGAGGTAAATTGTGTCAGCCACCCTTTCGTTGCATTAGTATGCGTTCTGACGTTATCGTTGACTTGCACAGCACAGAATGAACAGGAATGGAGCCTGATTTATCCTGAACCTGGGGATGTGGTGCCGACGGGGCAGGACGAATTTAACGATGTCGAGTTCTTCGACGAGACGACGGGCCTGGTATGCACACATAGCGGCGTACTGAGAACGACCGATGCGGGAGAAAATTGGAGCTACACAGAACTTGTAACAGACAAAATAGGCCCTCGTTATCTGAAGGCAATCGGCATCGTAGATGAAAATACTGCATACGTTGTGGGAGACGAAGGCAGGAAGTATGTCACAACCGATGCCGGTGTCTCCTGGGTCGAAAGAAGGGATGACACCTGCTATCATTATTTGTGTGCCTTCTTTCTCGATGAAAAGACGGGATGGCTCGCTGGCGATTCGAGTTGCTCGGGGTCGATTACGGAAGGGAAGGCATGCGTATGGTTCACATCTGATGGTGGAGCGTCATGGACGCTTCGTGGGACATTTGATGAAAAGGTGCCAATTACAGGATTTTACCACAGTATACTTAATATCAATTTTACCAATGACCGTATTGGGTACATGACAGGTTCCTACGGTCTCGTCGCCTTCTCCGAGGATGGTGGTGCGAACTGGACTCAGATCAAACCTCAGATCGGAAGGCATTATTATGCTCTTGCTGTACGCCGGGAAGGTCATCTATTTATCGGCTCCGATTTCAGCGAGTGTTACCAGACCACAAATGGCGGAACTGAGTGGATCGAACCATCGATGCCAAATGGTACCAGTGTGTATTATGATATGCTGTTTACAGATGATACGAACGGTATCTGTGTTGGACGTGGTTCTGTCCCAGCTCTTAAGACCCAGGACAACGGACAAAACTGGACATCCGATAGTATACCAGAATTCGAAGGCTGGCGTACCCTGAGATCTGTTTGCTATTCAGGTCAACACTATTACACAGTAAGCGAGGAAGGCCAGATATACAGAAAGGAATATAGTTCGACATCTGAGGTCGCCCCAGTAAAGATGACAGATGAGTTACTTCTGGATGTGTACCCCAATGTGGTTTTGCAGGGACAACAAGTACATGTTGACAAAAGACATGAGCACGCAGTAAATATAAGCATTCGAATGTATGATATACATGGTCGCCTAGCAGCTGAGTTGTCAAGAAATGACTTTGATGTTGGAACAAGAAACAGTGTAATAGACACGGGAAATCTTAGCTGTGGAGTGTATTTTATCCGGGCCATCGCGATGAGTCGGATGAAGGTCTTCAAGATCGTGATTCAATGA
- a CDS encoding NYN domain-containing protein, whose translation MPTQPPSPEKGYAAVFVDFENVFYYLKSQYTDLPDLTEYTLELIRNLRVYLEQELGLAPIVRYAYADFERLAAAPLGSLYLMGIEIRNVMGVQHKNAADMRLCIDAMQILYTRPDIEAFVFVAGDRDYIPVIQHIQTQAKTVKAVAFRGNLSGDLLQNIGDDNFVDATSLFDEESLKRLEKEAAYARLAEQHREQARKEALEAKKPEPQAVPEQNTEPVKPQKESVGSRFRSPVPVVTEDQKRCLDLMLTEYGSHPEIWLSPFLRKLTDVLPALADFERKNILYDLEQFGAICVEQRKGEPYDYRVILVNYNHPTVRELNPG comes from the coding sequence ATGCCCACACAACCTCCCAGCCCAGAAAAAGGCTACGCAGCCGTCTTCGTCGACTTCGAGAATGTTTTCTACTACCTGAAGTCGCAATACACGGACCTTCCTGATTTGACCGAGTATACCCTGGAGCTCATTCGGAACCTCCGCGTATATCTGGAACAGGAGCTTGGATTAGCTCCGATTGTTCGGTACGCTTACGCAGACTTCGAGCGTTTGGCTGCTGCTCCACTTGGATCGCTTTACCTAATGGGCATCGAGATCAGGAACGTCATGGGAGTGCAGCATAAAAATGCAGCAGATATGCGCCTGTGCATCGACGCCATGCAGATTCTGTACACAAGGCCTGACATTGAAGCGTTTGTCTTTGTCGCCGGTGATCGTGATTACATCCCAGTCATCCAGCACATCCAGACGCAGGCCAAAACCGTCAAAGCCGTCGCGTTCCGAGGGAACCTATCCGGTGATCTGCTGCAGAATATCGGTGACGACAACTTCGTTGACGCTACGAGCCTGTTCGATGAAGAATCCCTGAAGCGGCTGGAAAAGGAGGCCGCATACGCCCGGTTGGCTGAGCAGCACCGTGAGCAAGCACGGAAGGAGGCACTGGAGGCGAAGAAGCCTGAGCCGCAGGCTGTACCCGAGCAGAATACCGAGCCTGTGAAGCCTCAGAAGGAGAGTGTAGGCTCAAGGTTCCGGAGTCCGGTGCCAGTGGTCACGGAGGACCAGAAGCGCTGTCTGGATCTGATGCTCACGGAATACGGCTCCCATCCGGAAATTTGGCTGAGTCCCTTTCTGCGGAAACTGACCGATGTTTTGCCTGCCTTGGCGGATTTCGAGAGAAAGAACATCCTGTACGATCTGGAGCAGTTCGGCGCGATCTGCGTGGAACAACGGAAGGGTGAGCCTTACGACTATAGGGTCATCCTGGTCAACTACAACCATCCGACTGTTCGGGAGTTGAATCCTGGGTGA
- a CDS encoding T9SS type A sorting domain-containing protein translates to MGYVKNFKLTHQSKTILVAFCWLWSLIVMHTVIGHAQSESRWLPNQETTGDWEILEMPPVTHYEHPGFSQWCTALGDINNDGYDDFAVASSYDTTFIFLGGDTLNHEPALFLLGGTTGIASGDFNGDGRMDLATAIEWRNRDMDPDGRGEIRIFLHHEEPPHLGPHADMILRGDSGSYWGGFTFNDLRCGVQSLDFNADGYDDLLVMRYSGQVAPIYLPIIFLGGEEMDANPDIEVWPVDHGGTDIYTWDFMSGDLNGDGCDDILLCGSLYNSPIRVDYWDLFLGNKNGTNPSPYRTLRSDIGWSPRNVAGSAVYDVNNDGIDDIIDAGQHREYGDPLVFLGSPSLPEIIQPNDSIQNPWPDRYGIVGAWSIHPVGDMNGDGTKDLLISWATYLINTGSLYYLYPMYKSGLWREHSGHIGMIPDEDHVKNGAYNVGDVNGDGYDDFAVSGRGKAEPPAVGWWLTRRFIICLGAKKLSTNVESRLSANPPPVAVFPNPVPKGTSHLTLTIPIRYSGSVPVRIVNILGKLVASYEIQYRETASEYTLELPKVEAGVYVLKIGIGDDAAYSFITIL, encoded by the coding sequence ATGGGATACGTTAAAAATTTCAAATTGACACACCAGAGTAAAACCATACTTGTCGCTTTCTGCTGGCTGTGGTCGCTCATTGTAATGCACACTGTTATCGGGCATGCACAATCTGAGTCAAGGTGGCTTCCGAATCAGGAAACAACCGGAGATTGGGAGATACTCGAAATGCCGCCAGTAACACATTATGAGCATCCGGGATTCTCTCAGTGGTGTACGGCGCTCGGCGATATCAATAACGATGGTTATGATGACTTTGCCGTGGCCTCGTCTTACGATACTACGTTTATCTTTCTTGGAGGGGACACCCTGAACCATGAGCCAGCCCTTTTCCTGCTTGGAGGTACGACGGGCATAGCTAGTGGTGATTTCAACGGCGATGGCAGGATGGATCTTGCAACGGCGATTGAATGGAGGAACCGGGATATGGATCCTGATGGACGGGGTGAAATCAGAATCTTCCTCCACCATGAGGAACCGCCACATCTTGGACCGCATGCAGATATGATCCTCAGAGGGGATTCAGGGAGTTACTGGGGTGGTTTCACTTTTAATGATCTCAGGTGTGGTGTGCAAAGCCTCGATTTCAACGCCGATGGGTACGATGACTTGCTCGTAATGAGATATTCTGGACAGGTTGCACCTATATACCTGCCTATTATCTTTCTTGGCGGAGAGGAAATGGATGCCAATCCAGATATCGAGGTGTGGCCGGTAGATCACGGTGGTACAGACATCTACACTTGGGATTTTATGTCCGGTGACCTTAACGGTGATGGATGCGATGATATTCTTCTATGCGGTAGTCTTTATAATTCACCAATAAGAGTTGACTATTGGGATCTGTTTCTGGGGAATAAGAATGGAACAAATCCATCACCCTATCGAACACTGAGATCGGATATTGGATGGAGCCCACGGAACGTAGCTGGATCTGCTGTTTACGATGTGAATAACGATGGTATTGACGATATAATTGATGCCGGACAGCACAGGGAATATGGGGATCCTTTGGTGTTTCTGGGAAGCCCATCACTCCCGGAGATTATTCAACCAAACGATTCGATTCAAAACCCATGGCCGGACCGCTATGGAATTGTTGGGGCGTGGAGTATTCATCCAGTAGGCGATATGAACGGGGACGGGACAAAAGATTTGCTGATAAGTTGGGCAACCTACCTCATTAACACAGGGAGTCTATACTACCTTTACCCGATGTATAAAAGTGGACTCTGGCGTGAACACAGTGGTCACATCGGGATGATTCCGGATGAAGATCATGTGAAAAATGGTGCTTACAACGTTGGCGATGTCAATGGGGACGGCTATGATGATTTTGCTGTCTCTGGAAGGGGAAAAGCAGAGCCTCCTGCAGTTGGATGGTGGTTGACTCGTCGGTTTATCATCTGTCTAGGGGCAAAAAAACTAAGCACAAATGTTGAAAGTCGATTATCAGCCAATCCTCCACCAGTAGCGGTCTTCCCAAACCCGGTCCCGAAAGGCACATCGCATCTGACTCTCACTATACCGATTCGATACAGCGGCTCGGTGCCCGTTCGGATAGTGAATATCTTGGGTAAGTTAGTAGCTTCTTATGAAATACAATACAGAGAAACCGCATCAGAGTATACACTAGAGTTGCCGAAGGTTGAGGCAGGAGTATATGTATTAAAAATAGGAATAGGCGATGACGCAGCCTATTCCTTCATAACCATTTTATAA
- a CDS encoding T9SS type A sorting domain-containing protein — translation MESLRRLLASYLKTPAATNVEYSFLRFVAQALSENQSQEEVNALLSLCLARSDSQSKLLAADILASKGLFDDAIALLNANTYTSMSNLHKGACVRKALYYPWVLDGGYAEGISVVDTINAMQDSIMLRAFELYPLVYSRLSYATTQQKNNYEWQSSLSSNQKKDINILQYYPSPVADHTTIAFMNEYECTINIAIYNSCGQKIQVLADQYYSKGVHYVDWNVGNISNGLYFCRMNADDNVVQMKMLLIR, via the coding sequence ATGGAGAGTTTGCGGCGATTATTAGCTAGTTATTTAAAAACACCGGCCGCAACCAATGTGGAATATTCCTTCCTACGCTTCGTTGCTCAAGCACTCAGTGAAAATCAGTCCCAGGAGGAGGTAAATGCTCTTCTTTCTCTGTGTCTAGCACGTAGTGACTCACAATCGAAACTGCTAGCTGCGGATATTCTTGCGAGCAAAGGATTGTTCGATGATGCGATCGCACTTCTAAATGCGAACACCTATACGAGTATGAGCAATCTACATAAAGGGGCTTGTGTTCGCAAGGCGCTTTATTACCCATGGGTGCTTGATGGAGGCTATGCTGAGGGAATAAGCGTCGTTGATACTATAAATGCAATGCAGGATAGCATTATGCTGCGTGCATTTGAGCTTTATCCTTTGGTCTATAGCCGCCTATCATATGCGACTACTCAGCAAAAAAATAATTACGAATGGCAAAGTTCATTGTCTAGTAACCAGAAGAAGGATATTAATATACTTCAATATTATCCAAGCCCTGTGGCTGATCACACAACTATTGCTTTCATGAATGAGTACGAATGCACTATAAACATAGCGATATATAATTCCTGTGGTCAGAAAATTCAGGTGCTGGCAGATCAGTATTATAGCAAAGGTGTTCATTATGTTGACTGGAATGTGGGAAATATTTCTAATGGATTGTATTTTTGTAGAATGAATGCTGATGATAATGTCGTCCAAATGAAAATGCTCCTGATACGTTAA
- a CDS encoding NYN domain-containing protein — protein sequence MPTQLSNSEKGYAAVFVDFENVFYYLKSQYTDLPDLTEYTLELIRNLRVYLEQELGLSPIVRYAYADFERLASAPLGSLYLMGIEIRNVMGVQHKNAADMRLCIDAMQILYTRPDIEAFVFVAGDRDYIPVIQHIQTQAKTVKAVAFRGNLSGDLLQNIGEDNFVDAVSLFEEESLKRLEKEAAYARLAEQHREQARQEALEGKKSDPQDEALPQAVPEQNTEPVKPQKESVGSRFRSPVPVVTEDQKRCLDLMLTEYGSHPEIWLSPFLRKLTDVLPALADFERKNILYDLEQFGAICVEQRKGEPYDYRVILVNYNHPTVRELNPG from the coding sequence ATGCCAACACAGCTCTCCAACTCAGAAAAAGGCTACGCAGCAGTCTTCGTCGACTTCGAGAATGTTTTCTACTACCTGAAGTCGCAGTACACGGACCTTCCTGATCTGACGGAATACACCTTGGAGCTCATAAGGAACCTGAGGGTCTATCTGGAGCAAGAACTGGGCTTATCTCCAATCGTCCGATACGCCTATGCTGATTTCGAACGGTTGGCTTCAGCTCCATTGGGTTCATTGTACCTGATGGGCATCGAGATAAGGAACGTCATGGGCGTGCAGCACAAGAATGCGGCGGATATGCGTCTTTGCATTGATGCCATGCAGATACTGTACACGAGACCAGATATCGAAGCGTTTGTCTTTGTCGCCGGTGATCGCGATTATATCCCGGTGATACAGCACATCCAGACGCAGGCAAAAACCGTAAAAGCCGTGGCATTTCGAGGGAATCTCTCCGGGGATTTGCTTCAGAACATTGGTGAGGACAACTTCGTCGACGCGGTGAGTTTGTTCGAGGAAGAATCCCTGAAGCGGCTTGAAAAAGAAGCAGCATATGCCCGACTGGCTGAGCAGCATCGTGAGCAAGCACGGCAGGAGGCTCTGGAGGGGAAGAAGTCTGATCCGCAGGATGAGGCTTTGCCGCAGGCTGTACCCGAGCAGAATACCGAGCCTGTGAAGCCTCAGAAGGAGAGTGTAGGCTCAAGGTTCCGGAGTCCGGTGCCAGTGGTCACGGAGGACCAGAAGCGCTGTCTGGATCTGATGCTCACGGAATACGGCTCCCATCCGGAAATTTGGCTGAGTCCCTTTCTGCGGAAACTGACCGATGTTTTGCCTGCCTTGGCGGATTTCGAGAGAAAGAACATCCTGTACGATCTGGAGCAGTTCGGCGCGATCTGCGTGGAACAACGGAAGGGTGAGCCTTACGACTATAGGGTCATCCTGGTCAACTACAACCATCCGACTGTTCGGGAGTTGAATCCTGGGTGA
- the istA gene encoding IS21 family transposase, protein MHFKKTGKIGASALRAGMDEKTARKCLRSGKLPSESQPDRSWRTREDPFAEDWAEVTDLLENEEELQAKTIFAFLQRRSPGKYQDGQLRTLQRRIKQWRALHGSGKDVIFPQVHVPGQLSASDFTHMGKLGVTITSQPFDHLLFHFVLTYSNWETGTVCFSESFESLSEGLQNALWELGGVTASHRTDQLSAAVQQDLGGRRSFTKRYAALMDHYRMSPQKIQAGAAHENGDAEKSHDLIKTAVDQELMLRGSRDFASRAEYEQFLHTLFARRNAGRQVRFAEEQSQLRALPARRLESAQVAQVRVRSDSTISVARNVYSVPSRLIGERVEVRVTAEELTVRYAGTVVAAHIPRLRGTGGHRINYRHVISSLVRKPGAFAHYKYQADLFPSTRFRMAYDILLAQRGAAATREYLGILELAAQESETAVDDALRILINSAHALSVEAVTAHLHAGTPSRPVSDVHIDRVDLTAYDRLTRRVA, encoded by the coding sequence ATGCACTTCAAGAAGACCGGGAAGATCGGTGCATCAGCCCTACGCGCAGGAATGGACGAGAAGACCGCCCGGAAGTGCCTGCGCAGCGGCAAACTGCCGAGTGAATCGCAGCCGGACCGCTCATGGCGAACGCGGGAAGACCCGTTCGCAGAGGACTGGGCAGAGGTCACTGATCTGCTCGAGAATGAGGAGGAGCTTCAGGCAAAAACGATTTTCGCCTTCCTGCAGCGGCGATCGCCGGGCAAATATCAGGATGGGCAGTTACGCACCCTCCAGCGCAGGATCAAGCAGTGGCGTGCGCTGCACGGCAGTGGGAAGGACGTCATATTCCCCCAGGTGCACGTGCCGGGGCAGCTGAGCGCTTCAGACTTCACCCACATGGGGAAGCTCGGTGTTACGATCACTTCTCAGCCATTCGATCATTTGCTCTTCCACTTTGTGTTGACCTACTCGAACTGGGAGACAGGAACGGTGTGTTTTTCCGAGTCGTTCGAGAGTCTCTCCGAAGGACTGCAGAACGCGTTGTGGGAGCTTGGCGGAGTAACGGCTTCTCATCGCACCGACCAGCTCAGTGCTGCGGTCCAGCAGGATCTCGGTGGCCGTCGCAGCTTCACGAAACGGTACGCAGCGCTGATGGACCACTATCGAATGTCGCCGCAGAAGATCCAGGCAGGTGCCGCACATGAGAATGGAGATGCAGAGAAAAGCCACGATCTGATCAAAACGGCCGTTGATCAGGAGCTCATGTTGCGTGGCAGTCGTGATTTTGCCAGTCGCGCGGAGTACGAACAGTTCTTGCATACTCTTTTCGCCCGGCGCAATGCCGGTCGGCAGGTACGCTTCGCCGAAGAACAGTCTCAGCTGCGTGCCTTGCCTGCACGGCGATTGGAAAGCGCGCAGGTGGCACAGGTTCGTGTGCGCTCTGACAGTACGATCTCGGTGGCACGAAACGTGTACTCGGTGCCCAGTCGTTTGATCGGCGAGCGCGTTGAAGTGCGTGTGACGGCGGAAGAACTCACGGTACGATACGCGGGCACTGTCGTCGCGGCACACATCCCCCGGTTGCGAGGCACGGGCGGACACCGGATCAACTATCGGCATGTGATCAGCTCGCTGGTGCGTAAGCCCGGAGCGTTTGCCCACTACAAGTATCAAGCGGATCTGTTCCCGAGCACGCGCTTTCGTATGGCGTACGACATCCTGCTGGCACAGCGCGGCGCGGCGGCCACCCGGGAGTACCTGGGGATCCTCGAACTGGCAGCGCAGGAAAGCGAAACGGCTGTCGACGATGCCTTGCGCATCCTGATCAACAGTGCACACGCGCTGAGTGTGGAGGCGGTCACGGCGCATCTGCACGCAGGTACGCCGTCGCGTCCGGTAAGCGATGTTCATATCGACCGCGTTGATCTGACGGCGTACGATCGGTTGACACGGAGGGTGGCGTGA
- the istB gene encoding IS21-like element helper ATPase IstB, which produces MKNQPTISAQLSEALKELHLPAIRREYAQEAERARLESHGYEQYLLHLALYERASRQENRIARLLKASRLPLEKTLETFETRRLPKRIALQVPTLIEGSFVERKENLLAFGNPGSGKTHLVCAIGHELVRRGISVLFTPASHMIQDLLRAKHELRLEKKLKMLRKFSAIILDDIGYVQHDRDEMEVLFALLAERYERGSILLTSNLPFSKWETIFKDPMTTAAAIDRLVHHSVIVELNVQSYRLEQAQKSTEKANPVKGRKRKPEETKR; this is translated from the coding sequence GTGAAAAACCAGCCTACCATCTCCGCGCAGCTGAGCGAAGCACTCAAAGAGCTGCACCTGCCGGCAATCCGGCGCGAATACGCGCAAGAAGCCGAACGTGCACGCTTGGAGTCGCACGGCTACGAGCAGTATCTGCTGCATCTTGCCCTGTACGAACGGGCTTCCCGTCAGGAGAACCGGATCGCACGGCTCTTGAAAGCCTCACGACTGCCACTGGAAAAAACGCTGGAGACGTTCGAGACGCGTCGCCTCCCGAAGCGTATCGCCTTGCAGGTCCCCACGCTCATCGAGGGCTCGTTCGTTGAACGAAAGGAGAATCTGCTGGCGTTCGGGAATCCGGGAAGTGGGAAAACGCACCTGGTCTGTGCAATCGGTCATGAGCTGGTTCGCCGCGGGATCAGCGTGTTGTTCACACCGGCCAGCCATATGATCCAGGATCTGCTTCGTGCCAAGCACGAGTTGCGTCTGGAGAAGAAGCTCAAGATGCTCCGCAAGTTCTCCGCCATCATCCTTGATGACATCGGCTATGTGCAGCATGATCGTGATGAGATGGAGGTCCTGTTTGCGCTTCTGGCAGAGCGTTATGAGCGGGGAAGCATCCTCCTGACCAGCAATCTCCCGTTCTCGAAGTGGGAAACCATCTTCAAGGATCCGATGACGACAGCCGCTGCCATAGACCGGCTCGTCCATCACAGTGTCATCGTCGAGCTCAACGTGCAGAGCTACCGGCTTGAACAGGCACAAAAATCAACGGAGAAGGCGAATCCGGTGAAGGGCAGAAAACGAAAACCAGAAGAAACAAAGAGATAA
- a CDS encoding glycosyltransferase family 4 protein, with translation MHILYICQYFPPEMGAPAARAFEFSRRWVAMGHRVTVLCGIPNHPTGEVYPGYRKQWRRKEVVEGIEVHRMWVHVAPNAGTLRRTLNYVSFGITATLGAMGVKGVDVCIASTPQFFAGLAGTAVRRLKRIPLLLEVRDLWPDSLAAVEVGAGNGMMALLRRIERFMYRSAKRIVVVSPAFRAHIESTGISPERIGVVPNGVNTALFRPHPQNQKHFAIPGVAFLAGYIGTHGLAHGLESALEAAALLKDEGVHFVFVGEGARKQELKRKAENMQNVHFFDRQPRETIAEMYNELDAALVLLRDTPLFRTVIPSKMFEIMGTGTPIVLGVEGQAREILDAAGAGIPIPPGNPQALAEAIRRLRDDESLRREAGKNAFRHVRENYDLDALAGSYLNILRETCDAS, from the coding sequence ATGCATATTCTCTACATCTGCCAGTATTTTCCGCCGGAGATGGGGGCGCCGGCGGCGCGGGCGTTTGAGTTCAGCCGGCGGTGGGTGGCGATGGGACACCGGGTGACGGTGCTGTGTGGGATTCCGAATCATCCGACGGGGGAGGTGTATCCGGGATACCGGAAACAGTGGCGGCGCAAAGAGGTGGTCGAGGGCATAGAGGTGCATCGCATGTGGGTGCATGTGGCGCCGAATGCAGGGACGCTGAGGCGTACCCTGAACTATGTCTCCTTCGGAATCACGGCGACGCTGGGGGCAATGGGTGTGAAGGGGGTGGATGTCTGCATTGCGAGTACGCCGCAGTTTTTTGCGGGACTCGCGGGCACAGCCGTCCGCCGACTCAAACGCATTCCGTTGCTGCTGGAAGTACGCGATCTCTGGCCGGATTCTCTCGCCGCTGTTGAGGTCGGCGCGGGAAATGGCATGATGGCGCTGCTCAGGCGCATAGAGCGCTTCATGTATCGCAGCGCGAAACGTATCGTGGTCGTGAGCCCGGCGTTCCGTGCGCATATCGAGTCCACGGGTATTTCTCCCGAACGTATCGGCGTGGTGCCGAATGGAGTGAATACGGCACTTTTTCGTCCCCATCCGCAAAATCAGAAACATTTTGCCATCCCGGGTGTCGCTTTTCTTGCCGGGTATATCGGCACGCATGGACTCGCACATGGACTCGAGTCGGCTCTCGAAGCTGCCGCACTGCTGAAGGATGAAGGGGTGCATTTCGTGTTCGTGGGCGAGGGGGCGCGGAAGCAGGAGCTGAAGCGCAAGGCCGAAAATATGCAGAATGTGCATTTTTTTGACCGGCAACCCCGTGAAACCATTGCGGAAATGTATAACGAACTCGATGCTGCCCTGGTGCTACTCCGCGACACACCGCTTTTTCGCACCGTGATTCCGTCCAAAATGTTCGAAATCATGGGGACGGGCACGCCGATTGTGCTCGGGGTTGAAGGACAGGCGCGCGAGATCCTTGATGCAGCAGGAGCGGGAATCCCGATTCCACCCGGCAATCCGCAGGCACTGGCCGAGGCCATCCGCCGCCTGCGTGACGATGAATCGCTGCGCCGGGAGGCGGGAAAAAATGCCTTCCGCCATGTACGCGAAAATTACGATCTTGACGCACTCGCTGGCTCTTACCTCAATATTCTACGGGAAACATGCGACGCTTCCTGA